The segment TGACCGTACACCCAGCCCCTGTTCTTTAAGGCCAAGGCGGTGTCGGTTGTGTCAATATCAGTTCCGATGCCCCGTTGGACCAATTCTTCCTGAAGCTTTTTTCCAAGCCTTGTTACATTCACTTCGGGATGACTTGCTGCATTGGGGCTTGTCACACCTTCAAGATAAGGTAGGAACGATTCCCGGGAATGCGAGTGATAAATGAGAACAGTACGCTTGTCCCCTGTGGTCTGGGCAGGAGGTGGAGCGCTTTCCTCATTCTCTTTTTCCTCGTCCAGGTCGACGATGGAAGCTTGTCTTTCTTGTAGTAGCACTTCCATAGGCGGGGAGGATTCCACCGGCATATCCGTATAGTTCACCCCTGACCCCGCTACCAGAATTTCTCCGTCATAATAAGCAAAGCCTGGAATTTCATTTCGGATCAGACTGCGCGGATCATCAAGGTTAATGCTTGTCGTTAACTCAAATAAAGCGGAAGCATAATTAGGTGCTTTCGCTTCACTTGATAATCCTTGCGTAAAATAGGCATTGGTATACCCGAAAATATATAACAGAGACTCTCCCGAGAACCTTTTGGAAAACTCATTGATGGAGCTCGAGGTGACTCGGTATTCTGGCTTGAGAGATGTCATAACACCGGATACCGCAAATACAAGAATAAATCCTAAGATCACTGCTACGACTGATTTCTTAATGC is part of the Sutcliffiella sp. FSL R7-0096 genome and harbors:
- a CDS encoding stage II sporulation protein P, with translation MKGYRSSHVVVLNGTSIKKSVVAVILGFILVFAVSGVMTSLKPEYRVTSSSINEFSKRFSGESLLYIFGYTNAYFTQGLSSEAKAPNYASALFELTTSINLDDPRSLIRNEIPGFAYYDGEILVAGSGVNYTDMPVESSPPMEVLLQERQASIVDLDEEKENEESAPPPAQTTGDKRTVLIYHSHSRESFLPYLEGVTSPNAASHPEVNVTRLGKKLQEELVQRGIGTDIDTTDTALALKNRGWVYGQSYDVTRPIVEEAMAGNQHLNYLIDVHRDSGRRKSTTMDINGVPHARLYFVIGKKNQHYEKNQYLAEQIHKKLEQKYPGLSKGIFVPPSAETRNGIYNQDLSPNSMLIEVGGVDNTFEEMNRTLEIFADVFSEIYWQAEKVDGNAEGEAQ